In one window of Frigoriglobus tundricola DNA:
- a CDS encoding tyrosine-type recombinase/integrase, producing the protein MATPKPLGDGRYFVNIGYLTDGSRTQPKFMLGRNAAQAITRAALIEQLWERSVEIAREEQEPLVWDEIGLAIAKEIAAGETTVLVKLEAGNAPDLAVGVLSGWQEVVPGVRLRLRDEAAEERGTQLRRREAQKHIDLGRELLESGGSQTLTEAVKAYVAWIRANPMYLIPDKTRLTDWGKVKIDLIEFCTDHMPDVRITDLKMKKISELLNVLAARPPKKTPAGVQTEVPISRKYASTVIKEFRQFLNWLHEADEFFWEKPKDYAVKPIRVRKDDGRGGPVRVATYDNPELKTLWRCGTPWERCLMALALNTAFGMAEVAGLRRDEVMLNTKHPHADILKLTSSDSDSWIMRSRGKTSVYSEWRLWDVTVKAIDWLLKHRPESKQPFLFLTKKGTPLKVAGERNTQITNAWTRLMKRVRQDHTDFRHLSFNKIRKTAANWVRSNFGDYVAELMLAHGQPFGGDLNAYTNERWADLHAATAKLREWLEPVFGSVDDPFPEHEKLGGPNISRGTIDRIIELHRAGDRVALVAEKVNVSVETARRWIKRDQKQEEANGGGSNEA; encoded by the coding sequence ATGGCGACTCCGAAACCCCTCGGCGACGGCCGATACTTCGTCAACATCGGCTACCTCACGGACGGCTCGCGGACGCAGCCCAAGTTTATGCTCGGCCGAAACGCCGCCCAAGCGATCACGCGAGCCGCGCTCATCGAGCAACTCTGGGAACGCAGCGTGGAAATCGCCCGCGAAGAGCAGGAACCGCTCGTCTGGGACGAGATCGGGCTGGCCATCGCGAAAGAAATCGCGGCGGGCGAAACGACCGTCCTCGTCAAACTCGAAGCGGGCAACGCTCCCGATCTTGCGGTGGGCGTGCTGTCGGGCTGGCAAGAGGTGGTCCCCGGCGTCCGGCTCCGACTCCGCGACGAGGCCGCAGAGGAACGCGGCACCCAACTGCGCCGGCGGGAGGCACAAAAGCACATCGACCTCGGCCGAGAACTTCTCGAAAGCGGCGGCAGCCAGACACTCACCGAAGCGGTCAAGGCTTACGTCGCGTGGATTCGAGCGAACCCCATGTACCTGATCCCAGACAAGACCCGGCTGACGGACTGGGGCAAGGTCAAAATCGACCTGATCGAGTTCTGCACCGACCACATGCCGGATGTGCGGATCACGGACCTGAAGATGAAGAAGATCAGCGAGTTGCTGAACGTCCTCGCCGCACGACCGCCGAAGAAAACCCCGGCCGGCGTACAGACGGAGGTTCCGATCTCGCGGAAATACGCCAGCACGGTCATCAAGGAATTTCGCCAGTTTCTGAACTGGCTCCACGAAGCCGACGAGTTCTTCTGGGAGAAGCCGAAGGACTACGCGGTCAAGCCGATCCGCGTCAGGAAAGACGACGGCCGGGGTGGTCCCGTGCGGGTCGCCACCTACGACAACCCCGAGTTAAAGACCTTGTGGCGATGCGGCACCCCGTGGGAACGCTGCCTGATGGCGCTGGCATTGAACACCGCGTTCGGAATGGCCGAGGTCGCTGGCCTGCGTCGTGACGAGGTAATGCTCAACACCAAGCACCCGCACGCGGACATCCTGAAACTGACGAGTAGCGACAGCGATTCATGGATCATGCGATCCAGAGGGAAGACGAGTGTGTACTCCGAGTGGCGACTGTGGGATGTGACCGTCAAGGCGATTGACTGGCTACTGAAGCACCGGCCGGAATCGAAACAACCGTTCCTCTTCCTGACGAAGAAGGGGACGCCGCTCAAGGTCGCGGGCGAGCGAAACACGCAGATCACCAACGCCTGGACACGGTTGATGAAGCGGGTCCGCCAGGACCACACCGATTTTCGGCACCTGTCCTTCAACAAGATCCGAAAGACGGCGGCGAACTGGGTTCGGTCCAATTTCGGAGACTACGTCGCCGAACTGATGCTCGCTCACGGGCAGCCGTTCGGAGGCGATCTCAACGCCTACACGAACGAGCGCTGGGCCGATCTTCACGCCGCAACAGCGAAGTTGCGCGAGTGGCTGGAACCGGTGTTCGGTAGCGTTGACGATCCATTTCCCGAACACGAAAAGCTAGGAGGTCCGAACATCAGTCGCGGCACCATCGACCGAATCATCGAACTACACCGAGCCGGCGACCGCGTGGCCCTGGTTGCCGAAAAGGTGAACGTTTCCGTCGAGACGGCGCGGCGGTGGATTAAGCGGGATCAGAAACAAGAAGAGGCCAACGGCGGCGGCTCGAACGAGGCGTGA